The proteins below are encoded in one region of Thermococcus peptonophilus:
- a CDS encoding UvrD-helicase domain-containing protein — MTASALPSTPYVVKIYGPPGTGKTRALKNLVEWMTGINPEVKEELMEKGFPEEFLESVFGKYDVSEIAFVTFQNSALKEFVEERINMSLEEDRRAGKPLRYFRTVHGLCQTLLTDFEVSDWKVVSRRMGGLGPERWFQIFAAQQRKKDPSFRFDPDAMGAANPFEKANYLWQVKSRVINREYHKLEGEKIHLRILDELPPSLHDHYFDWLMFKKEKRIKDFDDMLMDAYDALKAGEIYLPTKVLIVDEFQDLSPLQFEIFKMLARDKELVVIAGDDWQTIFTWMGASPEFLINYPADLELMLKRTFRLPERVLKKALSYAKEKLRNGVYKEMVSTGKRGAVGGLYRVSTKKEADLDLLAGVIIGELKRGHSVFVLTRTNAQALHFFGELYKRGFKPKTLKRSSRWKKRVSKVGDFFDVIHSIIEVESGSPTREDFKRVAWVTGLISEEEFDEDLPLVEYIRPNWKGNIQLDKVQEIWGRLAKRFLEKIINDGIKPMEGIPEDYELYVDTIHASKGREADVVFLINEMPTRNWRKYLRTPEEVEAEARVWFVGMTRARKGLLIINTDKPFTL; from the coding sequence ATGACTGCCTCGGCTCTCCCTTCTACTCCGTATGTTGTCAAGATTTATGGCCCGCCAGGGACTGGCAAGACGAGAGCTCTTAAGAACCTTGTTGAGTGGATGACAGGAATTAATCCAGAGGTTAAGGAGGAACTGATGGAGAAGGGCTTTCCAGAGGAGTTCTTGGAAAGTGTGTTCGGGAAGTATGATGTTTCAGAGATTGCGTTCGTTACGTTCCAGAATTCAGCCCTTAAGGAGTTTGTCGAAGAGAGAATCAATATGAGCCTTGAGGAAGACAGGAGGGCCGGAAAGCCGTTGAGGTATTTCAGGACGGTGCACGGGCTTTGCCAGACGCTCCTTACAGATTTCGAGGTGAGCGATTGGAAGGTGGTTTCGAGGCGCATGGGTGGACTCGGCCCGGAGAGGTGGTTCCAGATTTTCGCGGCCCAGCAGAGGAAGAAGGACCCGAGCTTCAGGTTCGACCCGGACGCGATGGGGGCGGCGAACCCGTTTGAGAAGGCGAATTATCTCTGGCAGGTGAAGAGTAGGGTAATAAACAGAGAGTACCACAAACTCGAGGGAGAGAAGATTCATCTGAGGATTTTGGACGAGCTTCCACCGAGTTTGCACGACCATTATTTCGACTGGTTGATGTTCAAGAAGGAGAAGAGGATAAAGGACTTCGATGATATGCTGATGGACGCTTATGACGCCCTCAAGGCGGGAGAGATTTATCTCCCAACCAAAGTCCTCATCGTGGACGAGTTTCAGGATTTAAGCCCGCTCCAGTTCGAGATTTTCAAGATGTTGGCAAGGGATAAGGAGTTGGTAGTCATTGCAGGCGATGATTGGCAGACCATTTTCACATGGATGGGTGCAAGCCCAGAGTTCCTCATTAATTACCCAGCGGATCTGGAGCTTATGTTAAAGCGGACGTTCAGGTTGCCCGAGAGGGTGCTCAAAAAGGCTCTCAGTTATGCAAAGGAGAAGCTCAGAAACGGTGTTTACAAGGAGATGGTGAGCACAGGAAAGAGGGGTGCAGTAGGCGGCCTTTATCGGGTTTCGACGAAGAAAGAGGCCGACTTGGACTTGTTGGCAGGGGTAATCATTGGCGAGTTGAAGAGAGGTCACTCGGTCTTTGTTCTCACGAGGACGAATGCTCAGGCGTTGCACTTTTTCGGCGAACTTTACAAGAGGGGGTTCAAGCCGAAGACCCTTAAGAGGTCTTCCCGATGGAAGAAAAGAGTCTCAAAGGTTGGGGATTTCTTTGACGTGATCCATTCAATTATTGAGGTAGAAAGCGGGTCCCCAACGAGGGAGGATTTCAAGAGAGTGGCGTGGGTTACAGGTCTTATCTCAGAAGAGGAGTTCGACGAAGACTTGCCGCTCGTAGAGTATATCAGACCTAATTGGAAGGGGAATATTCAGTTGGATAAAGTTCAGGAGATTTGGGGCAGATTGGCGAAGCGGTTCCTTGAGAAGATCATCAATGACGGCATAAAGCCGATGGAGGGCATTCCAGAGGATTACGAGCTTTACGTGGACACAATCCACGCCAGTAAGGGTCGTGAAGCGGATGTAGTGTTCCTCATTAATGAGATGCCCACCCGGAACTGGAGAAAGTATCTCCGGACGCCAGAGGAGGTCGAAGCGGAAGCTCGCGTATGGTTCGTGGGAATGACGAGAGCCCGGAAGGGGTTACTTATTATCAACACGGACAAGCCGTTCACTCTTTGA
- a CDS encoding DUF257 family protein — MSEKFELSLGEYLKTIQRGEVVLVEYTSDEPIHLILHMILRYLKRENIPVVILDVLDHLHMFRNHLKFAGVPTDLIDEARVIKIGGIISDRNVLGKIDLTEDPAVMRTKYHKTLEQLANEHEYFVRVGLGMDKLLRMAKSPWDLEVLLGTVSRPMIGHEKSWGIIFVNTRVISEECVQELREIASRVFDIKLEKGEITFTVVKSVNFDEYGAAISIKAQELQDYLGK; from the coding sequence ATGTCAGAGAAGTTCGAGTTGAGTCTTGGCGAGTACCTCAAGACAATCCAGCGGGGCGAGGTAGTTCTCGTTGAGTACACTTCGGACGAGCCAATTCACTTAATCTTACATATGATCTTGAGGTACTTAAAGAGAGAGAACATCCCAGTAGTTATCTTGGATGTGCTGGACCATCTTCACATGTTCAGGAACCACTTGAAGTTCGCGGGAGTTCCAACCGATCTGATCGATGAGGCGAGAGTGATAAAAATTGGCGGCATCATAAGTGACAGAAACGTTCTTGGGAAGATCGATCTTACTGAAGATCCTGCCGTTATGAGAACCAAGTACCACAAAACTCTCGAACAACTTGCGAATGAGCACGAGTACTTTGTCAGGGTTGGATTGGGGATGGACAAGCTTTTGAGAATGGCCAAGAGCCCTTGGGACCTTGAAGTCTTACTCGGCACTGTTTCTCGTCCCATGATTGGGCATGAGAAGAGTTGGGGGATTATTTTCGTTAATACTCGTGTCATCAGTGAAGAGTGTGTTCAAGAGCTGAGGGAGATTGCGAGCAGGGTCTTTGACATCAAACTCGAAAAGGGGGAAATTACCTTCACAGTCGTGAAGTCTGTGAACTTTGACGAGTACGGGGCAGCAATCTCGATCAAAGCACAAGAGCTTCAGGACTACCTTGGGAAGTGA
- a CDS encoding DNA-directed DNA polymerase II large subunit, with the protein MSEEIYSSEMKAYFESLQREIDRAYEIARKARAQGKDPSLDVEVPQATDMAGRVESLVGPPGVAKRIRELVKEYGKEIAALKVVDEIIEGKFGDLGSKEKYAEQAVRTALAILTEGIVSAPLEGIADVKIKRNEWTDGSEYLALYYAGPIRSSGGTAQALSVLVGDYVRRKLGLDRFKPSDEHIERMVEEVDLYHRAVTRLQYHPEADEVRLAMRNIPIEITGEETDKVEVSHRNVPGVETNHLRGGAILVLAEGVLQKAKKLVKYIDKMGIEGWDWIKEFVEAKEKGKSSEENKDESKAEDAGTESVAEKKEKVKRGFYYELYEKFKANIAPNKKYTKEIIGGRPLFAEPSANGGFRLRYGRSRVSGFATWSVNPATMLILDEFIAIGTQMKTERPGKGCIVTPATTVEGPIVRLKNGSVIRVDDYETALRVRNEIDEILYVGDALVNFGDFVENNQTLLPANYVEEWWVQELIQAIKDLYEVELQPFAENDRDAVGEAAEYLEVDSDFLWNLLRDPLRVKPNVETAIHLSTVLDIPLHPYYTLYWNTLKPEGVEELQRALLNAQIEWGEFRKNRFAKKVVLENDPKIKRYLELLGLPHRLERVEKKKVIVVEYPWSAALLTPLGNLEWEFKAKPFYTVIDIINENNRIKLRDRGISWIGARMGRPEKAKERKMKPPVQVLFPIGLAGGQSRDIKKAAEEGKTAKVEIAFFKCPKCGHVGPEHLCPVCGTRKELLWHCSKCGADYPESDAKDFNYRCPKCDVELKPYAEREIKPADLLRQAMENVKVYGIDRLKGVKGMTSGYKMAEPLEKGLLRVKNDVYVFKDGTIRFDATDAPITHFKPKEIGTSVEKLKGLGYTHDFEGKPLERDDQILELKVQDVILPYEAGRYLLKVARFIDDLLEKFYGLPRFYNAEKMEDLVGHLVIGLAPHTSAGIIGRIIGFSDVLVGYAHPYYHAAKRRNCDGDEDAVMLLLDALLNFSKYYLPEKRGGKMDAPLVVTTRLDPREVDSEVHNMDVVRYYPLEFYKATYELKSPKEVKVIERVEDRLGKPEMYEGIKFTHDTDDIGLGPKMSLYKQLGDMEEKVARQLALAERIRAVDEHHVAETIINSHLVPDLRGNLRSFTRQEFRCVKCNTKYRRPPLAGKCPKCGGKIVLTVSKGAIEKYLPTAKMLVTKYNVKDYTRQRICITEKDIKTLFENIFPERQRTLMGFSADICERMIKERTGHSNGRNGYLDEFNGKNGKAGKKSRSLASKPSGKDKEPAKKKEEEKLKRSGKVKALTSFEAAAKKGQIRETAESAKKAEDKKPKKKKKRGISLDEFFGS; encoded by the coding sequence ATGAGCGAAGAGATTTACTCGTCTGAAATGAAGGCTTACTTTGAATCACTCCAGCGCGAGATAGACAGGGCCTACGAGATAGCGAGAAAGGCCCGCGCACAGGGTAAAGACCCGAGCCTTGACGTTGAGGTTCCTCAAGCTACTGACATGGCTGGCCGTGTCGAGAGTCTCGTTGGGCCGCCCGGTGTGGCCAAGAGAATTAGGGAGCTTGTCAAAGAGTACGGCAAGGAGATAGCGGCCCTTAAAGTTGTTGATGAGATAATCGAGGGCAAGTTCGGTGATCTTGGCAGCAAGGAGAAGTACGCCGAGCAGGCGGTGAGGACGGCTCTTGCTATTCTCACCGAGGGTATAGTCTCCGCTCCACTGGAAGGTATCGCTGACGTCAAAATAAAGCGCAACGAGTGGACAGATGGGAGCGAGTACCTTGCCCTCTACTACGCCGGCCCGATCAGGAGTTCCGGTGGGACTGCCCAAGCTTTGAGCGTTCTAGTCGGCGACTACGTGAGGAGGAAGCTCGGCCTCGACCGCTTCAAGCCAAGCGATGAGCACATTGAGAGGATGGTCGAGGAAGTTGACCTATATCACAGGGCCGTTACGAGGTTGCAGTATCACCCGGAAGCAGACGAGGTAAGGCTCGCCATGAGGAACATCCCGATCGAGATAACCGGTGAAGAGACCGATAAGGTCGAAGTCTCTCACAGAAACGTTCCCGGTGTTGAGACGAACCACCTCCGCGGCGGTGCTATTCTCGTCCTCGCTGAGGGTGTCCTCCAGAAGGCGAAGAAGCTCGTGAAGTACATAGACAAGATGGGAATAGAGGGCTGGGACTGGATAAAGGAGTTCGTGGAAGCCAAGGAGAAGGGCAAGAGTAGTGAAGAGAATAAAGACGAATCGAAGGCCGAAGACGCTGGAACCGAGAGCGTCGCTGAAAAGAAAGAGAAGGTCAAGAGGGGCTTCTACTACGAGCTTTATGAAAAATTTAAAGCCAACATCGCCCCCAACAAGAAGTACACCAAGGAGATAATCGGCGGGAGGCCCCTCTTCGCTGAACCTTCGGCGAACGGTGGCTTCAGGCTTAGGTACGGCCGCTCTAGGGTTTCTGGCTTTGCGACTTGGAGCGTCAATCCGGCCACTATGCTCATTTTGGACGAGTTCATAGCAATTGGAACCCAGATGAAGACGGAGAGGCCCGGTAAGGGCTGTATCGTGACGCCAGCGACTACCGTTGAAGGTCCGATCGTGAGGCTCAAAAACGGGAGCGTGATCAGGGTAGATGACTACGAGACTGCATTAAGGGTCAGGAACGAGATTGACGAGATCCTCTACGTTGGCGATGCCCTCGTAAACTTCGGCGACTTCGTTGAGAACAATCAAACCCTTCTCCCGGCGAACTACGTCGAGGAGTGGTGGGTTCAGGAGCTTATCCAGGCTATCAAAGACCTCTATGAGGTTGAGCTTCAGCCCTTCGCCGAGAACGATAGGGACGCCGTTGGGGAAGCGGCGGAATACCTTGAGGTAGACTCAGATTTCCTGTGGAACCTCTTGAGAGATCCCCTCAGGGTTAAACCGAATGTTGAGACTGCAATTCATCTTTCAACGGTTCTCGACATCCCGCTTCATCCTTACTATACCCTCTACTGGAACACCCTCAAGCCGGAGGGAGTTGAGGAACTTCAGAGGGCCCTGCTCAATGCCCAAATTGAGTGGGGTGAATTCAGAAAGAACCGCTTCGCGAAGAAGGTCGTCCTTGAGAACGATCCTAAGATAAAGCGCTACCTCGAGCTCCTCGGCCTGCCCCACAGGCTTGAGAGGGTTGAGAAGAAGAAGGTCATTGTCGTTGAGTACCCGTGGAGCGCGGCCCTCCTGACACCGCTCGGCAACCTCGAGTGGGAGTTCAAGGCCAAGCCCTTCTACACGGTCATAGACATCATCAACGAGAACAACAGGATAAAGCTCCGCGATAGGGGAATAAGCTGGATCGGCGCGAGGATGGGGAGGCCTGAGAAGGCGAAGGAGAGGAAAATGAAGCCGCCGGTTCAGGTTCTCTTCCCAATAGGCCTCGCAGGTGGCCAGAGCAGGGACATCAAGAAGGCGGCGGAGGAAGGAAAAACTGCTAAAGTCGAGATAGCCTTCTTCAAGTGTCCCAAGTGCGGCCACGTCGGGCCGGAGCACCTCTGCCCCGTCTGCGGGACGAGAAAGGAGCTTCTCTGGCACTGTTCGAAGTGTGGAGCGGATTATCCTGAAAGCGACGCAAAGGACTTTAACTACCGCTGTCCGAAGTGCGACGTTGAGCTCAAGCCCTACGCGGAGCGGGAGATAAAGCCGGCCGATCTTTTAAGGCAGGCAATGGAGAACGTCAAGGTCTATGGTATAGACAGGCTCAAGGGCGTCAAGGGTATGACCTCCGGCTACAAGATGGCTGAGCCGCTAGAGAAGGGTCTCCTCAGGGTGAAAAACGACGTCTACGTGTTTAAGGACGGTACAATCCGTTTCGACGCGACCGACGCTCCGATAACCCACTTCAAGCCGAAGGAGATAGGAACTAGCGTTGAGAAACTGAAGGGGCTCGGCTACACTCACGACTTCGAGGGCAAGCCCCTCGAGAGGGACGACCAGATACTCGAGCTGAAGGTCCAGGACGTTATTCTACCCTACGAGGCTGGGAGATACTTACTCAAGGTTGCTCGCTTCATTGATGACCTCCTCGAGAAGTTCTACGGCCTGCCGAGGTTCTACAACGCCGAGAAGATGGAAGACCTTGTGGGTCACCTCGTCATAGGTCTTGCTCCACACACCTCGGCTGGAATCATTGGGAGGATAATCGGCTTTTCAGACGTTCTCGTTGGCTATGCACACCCGTATTACCACGCCGCAAAAAGACGCAATTGTGACGGCGACGAAGACGCCGTTATGCTCCTCCTCGACGCCCTCCTCAATTTCAGCAAGTACTATCTCCCAGAAAAGCGCGGCGGAAAGATGGATGCCCCTCTGGTCGTTACCACCCGTCTTGACCCGAGGGAAGTCGACAGCGAGGTCCACAACATGGACGTTGTGAGGTACTATCCTCTCGAGTTTTACAAGGCCACATACGAGCTGAAGTCTCCAAAAGAAGTGAAGGTCATCGAAAGGGTTGAGGACCGCTTAGGAAAGCCCGAGATGTACGAGGGGATAAAGTTCACCCACGACACAGATGATATCGGTCTCGGCCCGAAGATGAGCCTGTACAAACAGCTCGGCGACATGGAGGAGAAGGTCGCCAGACAGCTCGCTCTGGCGGAGCGCATAAGGGCCGTTGATGAGCACCACGTGGCTGAGACCATTATCAACTCCCACCTCGTTCCAGACCTTAGAGGCAACCTGAGGAGCTTCACGAGGCAGGAGTTCAGATGTGTAAAGTGCAACACCAAATACCGGAGGCCGCCCTTAGCCGGTAAGTGCCCCAAGTGCGGCGGAAAGATAGTCCTCACCGTCAGCAAAGGAGCCATAGAGAAGTACCTGCCCACGGCCAAGATGCTCGTTACGAAGTATAACGTCAAGGACTACACGAGGCAGAGGATATGCATAACCGAGAAGGACATAAAAACGCTCTTCGAGAACATCTTTCCGGAGAGGCAGAGGACCCTCATGGGCTTTTCGGCTGACATCTGCGAGAGGATGATCAAGGAGAGAACCGGCCATTCCAACGGGAGGAACGGCTACCTCGACGAGTTCAACGGAAAGAACGGAAAAGCTGGCAAAAAGTCTAGGAGTTTGGCCTCAAAACCCTCTGGAAAAGACAAAGAACCCGCGAAAAAGAAAGAGGAAGAAAAGCTAAAGCGCTCAGGGAAGGTCAAGGCTCTTACCAGTTTCGAAGCGGCCGCTAAGAAGGGGCAGATAAGAGAAACGGCCGAGAGCGCTAAGAAGGCTGAAGATAAGAAGCCCAAAAAGAAGAAAAAGAGGGGCATAAGCCTGGACGAGTTCTTCGGCTCGTAA
- a CDS encoding DNA-directed DNA polymerase II small subunit — MLVEDLLKNNYLITPSAYYLLADHYKKAFTLAELIKFAKNQGTFVIDSNLAREFLAEKGIISSGNGALEGSALSEISVSESHPEPSPEVALESEGSESLEAPLDEGIEDDGESSVASSIAPAEDIVVAEESFSVEDEISTEPDLLTSVEDNAEVVQPSEGEETSISTGNALKFGDYSGSVSELETLNGPFLGGESFISTGTSEGDTLIEEPPEEEFSAENGFPDESLTLENGSENGYGDSEEYYENGDNGVKPKIVYGDYGVPMAYVADETPEEEKAYSTYSDLVITPKEGFNYRAKEIPDEWELAFDVKNVKFEVPKVKNAQSKEGEVIIQVYSSYFKSRLKKMRRIFRENPEIGTIVDIAKLSYVREKDVTIIGLVNEKRETKKGYLFEIEDATGRIKVFISSDKEGAKEAYNTIMPDSVVAFRGTPGKGIFFANRVFLPDVPKFKRSKPPLEEKVYAILLSDIHVGSNKFCEEAFIKFLEWLNGEVNSRTEEELVSRIKYIIIGGDVVDGVGIYPGQYNELAIPDIFDQYEALANLLKQVPDHITMFIGPGNHDAARTALPQPGFYEEYAKPLYKLKNAVIISNPAVIRLHGRDFLIAHGRGIEDVVDFVPNRSHHRPAEAMIELLKLRHIAPTFGNKVPIAPDPEDTLVIESVPDLFQAGHVHVMQYKIYNGVFVINTGTWQAQTEFQKMVNIIPTPARVPIIDVETSRVRAVVRFDQFCEGV; from the coding sequence ATGCTAGTAGAGGACCTCCTTAAGAACAACTACCTTATCACACCGTCCGCGTATTACCTGCTCGCAGACCACTATAAAAAGGCCTTTACCCTGGCCGAGCTGATAAAGTTCGCCAAAAACCAGGGGACGTTCGTTATAGATTCCAACCTTGCCAGAGAGTTTTTAGCTGAGAAGGGCATAATTTCCAGTGGAAATGGTGCCCTCGAAGGTTCGGCACTATCTGAGATCAGCGTTTCTGAATCTCACCCTGAACCCAGTCCAGAGGTTGCTCTGGAGTCTGAGGGGTCTGAATCTCTTGAAGCTCCTCTCGATGAGGGCATTGAGGACGATGGTGAATCCTCAGTTGCGTCCAGTATAGCGCCTGCTGAAGATATTGTCGTTGCTGAGGAAAGTTTTTCGGTGGAGGATGAAATCAGTACTGAACCGGATCTGCTCACTTCCGTGGAAGATAATGCTGAAGTTGTTCAGCCTTCCGAAGGTGAAGAGACCTCTATTTCCACTGGAAATGCCTTGAAATTTGGGGACTATAGTGGCTCTGTTTCTGAATTAGAGACTTTAAACGGGCCTTTCTTAGGGGGGGAGAGTTTCATTTCCACTGGAACTTCTGAAGGTGATACTCTTATAGAAGAGCCTCCTGAGGAGGAATTTTCCGCTGAAAACGGCTTCCCTGATGAGTCCCTTACACTGGAAAACGGGAGTGAGAATGGGTACGGGGACTCCGAAGAGTACTATGAGAACGGCGACAACGGCGTCAAGCCGAAGATAGTCTACGGTGACTACGGCGTTCCAATGGCATATGTGGCCGATGAGACTCCCGAGGAGGAGAAAGCCTATTCGACATATTCCGACTTAGTAATAACCCCGAAGGAAGGCTTCAATTACCGGGCAAAGGAGATTCCCGACGAGTGGGAGCTCGCCTTTGACGTCAAGAACGTGAAGTTCGAGGTTCCAAAGGTCAAGAACGCCCAGAGCAAGGAGGGTGAGGTTATAATTCAGGTATATTCCAGCTACTTCAAGTCCCGGCTCAAGAAGATGCGGAGAATCTTCCGCGAAAACCCTGAAATCGGCACGATCGTGGACATCGCTAAGTTAAGCTACGTCCGTGAGAAGGATGTCACGATAATCGGGCTCGTCAATGAAAAGCGCGAGACAAAGAAGGGCTACCTCTTCGAGATCGAGGACGCCACGGGAAGGATCAAGGTCTTCATAAGCTCCGATAAAGAGGGGGCTAAGGAAGCCTACAACACGATAATGCCCGATTCGGTCGTTGCTTTCAGAGGCACCCCCGGGAAAGGAATATTTTTTGCAAACAGGGTGTTCCTGCCGGACGTTCCGAAGTTCAAGAGGTCAAAACCACCGCTTGAGGAGAAGGTCTACGCCATCCTGCTCAGCGACATCCACGTCGGCAGCAACAAGTTCTGCGAGGAAGCTTTTATCAAGTTCCTCGAGTGGCTCAACGGTGAAGTCAACAGCAGAACCGAGGAAGAGCTGGTGAGCAGAATCAAATACATCATCATCGGCGGCGACGTCGTTGACGGCGTCGGCATCTATCCTGGCCAGTACAACGAGCTGGCGATTCCAGATATTTTCGACCAGTACGAGGCCCTGGCGAACCTGCTGAAGCAGGTTCCAGACCACATAACGATGTTCATTGGCCCTGGGAACCACGACGCGGCTAGAACGGCCCTTCCACAGCCTGGCTTCTATGAGGAATATGCCAAGCCTCTCTACAAGCTCAAGAACGCTGTGATAATCAGCAACCCTGCTGTCATACGACTTCACGGCAGGGACTTCCTCATAGCCCATGGCAGGGGAATAGAGGACGTCGTTGATTTCGTCCCCAACAGGAGCCACCACAGGCCCGCGGAGGCAATGATAGAGCTTCTGAAGCTCAGGCACATAGCTCCGACCTTCGGGAACAAGGTTCCGATAGCTCCCGACCCTGAGGACACGCTCGTCATCGAGAGCGTCCCCGACCTCTTCCAGGCAGGCCACGTCCACGTCATGCAGTACAAAATCTACAACGGCGTCTTCGTCATAAACACCGGCACATGGCAGGCCCAGACCGAGTTCCAGAAGATGGTGAACATAATCCCGACTCCTGCGAGGGTTCCGATAATAGACGTTGAAACCTCCCGTGTAAGGGCCGTTGTCAGGTTTGACCAGTTCTGTGAGGGGGTTTGA
- a CDS encoding ORC1-type DNA replication protein, translating to MDDDYLSSIFEKYLHARKIFKNKEVLRHSYTPKELPHRHKQIDDLAHILVPVLRGETPSNVFVYGKTGTGKTVTVKFVTEELKKISQKYNIPVEVIYINCEIIDTHYRVLARIVNHFKEESGIEVPLVGWPTDEVYAKLKEVIDAKERFVIIVLDEIDKLIKKSGDDILYSLTRINSELTRAKVSIIGISNDLKFKEYLDARVLSSLSEEEVVFPPYDANQLRDILMQRAKEAFYEGVLDDAVVPLCAALAAREHGDARRALDLLRVAGEIAEREGASKVTERHVWKAQEKIEQDTMEEVIKTLPLHSKVLLYAIVMLDENGDLPANTGEVYSIYKMLCDSLDIEPLTQRRVSDLINELDMLGIINAKVVSKGRYGRTKEIRLNVTPYMVKNIYRHDEQVRPLLTLSLSRQRRLF from the coding sequence ATGGACGACGATTACCTCAGCTCGATATTCGAGAAGTACCTCCACGCCAGGAAGATATTCAAGAACAAAGAGGTGCTTAGGCACAGTTATACTCCAAAGGAGCTCCCGCACAGACACAAGCAGATAGATGACCTCGCCCACATCCTCGTTCCTGTTCTCCGCGGTGAGACCCCATCAAATGTTTTTGTGTATGGAAAAACTGGAACTGGCAAGACCGTAACGGTCAAGTTCGTTACTGAAGAACTGAAGAAGATCTCCCAGAAGTACAATATCCCCGTTGAGGTCATATATATCAACTGTGAAATAATTGATACTCACTACCGCGTTCTCGCAAGGATTGTAAACCACTTCAAAGAGGAGAGCGGGATTGAGGTTCCCCTGGTCGGCTGGCCTACTGATGAGGTCTATGCAAAGCTCAAGGAAGTCATAGATGCCAAGGAGCGCTTCGTTATAATAGTCCTCGACGAGATAGACAAGCTCATCAAGAAGAGTGGAGACGACATCCTGTATTCTCTGACGAGGATCAACAGCGAACTTACCCGGGCGAAAGTAAGCATCATTGGAATTTCCAACGACCTCAAGTTCAAGGAGTACCTGGATGCGCGCGTCCTTTCCAGCCTGAGCGAAGAGGAGGTGGTCTTTCCTCCATACGACGCGAACCAGCTCAGGGACATCCTCATGCAGCGTGCCAAAGAAGCGTTTTATGAAGGCGTTCTGGATGATGCCGTCGTCCCCCTCTGTGCCGCTTTGGCGGCCAGAGAGCACGGTGATGCACGGAGGGCACTTGATCTACTTCGCGTTGCTGGTGAGATAGCGGAGCGCGAAGGAGCGAGCAAAGTTACTGAGAGGCACGTATGGAAAGCCCAGGAAAAGATTGAACAGGACACAATGGAAGAGGTCATAAAAACCCTTCCGCTTCACTCAAAGGTTCTCCTCTACGCGATAGTCATGCTCGACGAGAACGGGGACCTTCCCGCTAATACTGGTGAGGTCTACTCAATTTATAAGATGCTCTGTGACAGCCTCGACATCGAACCGCTCACTCAAAGGCGCGTAAGTGACTTGATCAACGAACTTGACATGCTCGGCATTATCAACGCCAAGGTCGTCAGCAAGGGCCGCTACGGGAGAACAAAGGAGATAAGGCTTAACGTGACTCCGTATATGGTGAAGAACATTTACCGCCACGATGAGCAGGTTCGCCCGCTGCTCACCCTGAGCCTCTCCCGCCAGAGGAGGTTGTTTTGA
- a CDS encoding potassium channel family protein: MIPITVIRRLVKIRYRVRRSKLLQIGAAVVLLSLVFAGLFAYFEGLGFFTAFYWAVITMATIGYGDITPQTEAGRVVAMVAAVAGISTFTALVSLLAEFLISSSLRRMMGMHRVGYSGHYVVIGQGSSVASFVREMLSAMDRGEVPHRPVVVVFPNEEERRKVELPEEVEILIGDPINRETLERARVESASHVVLALDDDSRSVFVTLRVKSISSAKVLVEALSGDSIDLLKQAGADRVILSRGLAGRLLASAVIEPEVVDVIDDITSSLGGYDITVVKLPEVWGMMYSEALELVQKKYGLYLMGYYTDRPVLVPRLDSPVPEGSKLIVLREVKNNGG, encoded by the coding sequence ATGATACCGATAACAGTAATCCGCAGGCTTGTCAAGATTCGATATCGGGTTAGACGGAGTAAGCTCCTTCAGATAGGTGCCGCTGTGGTGCTCCTCTCCTTAGTCTTCGCAGGGCTGTTTGCATACTTTGAAGGGCTGGGCTTCTTCACTGCCTTCTACTGGGCCGTAATAACCATGGCGACGATAGGTTACGGTGATATAACGCCGCAGACGGAGGCAGGTAGGGTAGTTGCCATGGTTGCTGCCGTCGCAGGCATCTCAACTTTTACGGCCCTAGTTTCCCTTCTGGCGGAGTTCCTCATTTCTTCATCTCTCAGGAGGATGATGGGTATGCACCGTGTTGGGTATTCTGGACACTATGTTGTGATCGGGCAGGGGAGTAGCGTGGCCAGCTTTGTGAGAGAGATGCTCTCCGCGATGGATCGGGGCGAGGTTCCTCACAGGCCCGTTGTTGTAGTATTTCCGAACGAAGAAGAGCGCAGGAAGGTTGAGCTTCCGGAGGAAGTCGAGATTCTGATAGGGGACCCAATAAACAGAGAAACACTTGAAAGAGCCCGGGTTGAAAGTGCTTCCCATGTTGTTCTAGCGCTCGACGATGACTCAAGGTCAGTCTTCGTAACCCTCCGCGTCAAGAGCATTTCCAGTGCAAAGGTACTTGTGGAGGCTCTGAGCGGGGACAGCATAGACCTTCTGAAGCAGGCCGGGGCCGACAGGGTCATCCTCAGCAGGGGTCTGGCGGGGAGACTGCTCGCCAGCGCCGTCATAGAGCCTGAAGTCGTGGACGTCATTGATGACATAACAAGCTCTCTTGGCGGCTATGACATCACTGTGGTCAAACTTCCAGAAGTTTGGGGTATGATGTACTCAGAGGCACTTGAGCTGGTTCAGAAGAAGTATGGGCTGTACTTGATGGGTTACTACACTGACCGTCCTGTGCTCGTTCCGCGGCTTGACTCTCCAGTTCCAGAGGGCTCAAAGCTCATAGTCCTTAGGGAAGTTAAAAATAATGGTGGTTAA